CAAATTGTAAGGGTTTAGCCTTACCTGTTTTAAATAACTACACCCATAATAGCATACAAATTATTCTCATTGAACTATCTTTATTGAAAGTGAGTTACCTTGCACAATAATGTTTAATATTAAGGGTAAATAAAAATATGGAAATTGGAATCGACAGTTTCGCTTCGGCAACTTTAACAGCGGACGACAACATTGGAAAACAACGCACTCAAGCTCTGGCTGAATTATTGGAGAGAATTGAATTTGCCGATAAATGCGGATTAGACCTATTCGGTATTGGTGAACACCACCGCAAAGAATTTCTCGACTCTGCTCCCGCCATGATACTTGCAGCGGCTGCCGCACGCACAAAAAATATCAGGCTCACAAGTGCAGTTACAGTTTTGAGCGCTGCTGATCCTGTTCGTGTATTTCAAAATTTTGCGACTCTGGACCTAATCTCCAATGGAAGAGCAGAAATGGTGGTTGGTCGCGGTTCCTTTACAGAGGCATTTCCCTTGTTCGGATATCAATTAAATGACTATGACGAATTATTTGCCGAAAAACTGGAATTACTATTAAGTATTCGCGAGAATGAAGTGGTGAACTGGTCGGGAAAATTTAGACCTGCGTTGAGAAATCAGGCAATTTATCCACGTCCATTACAAGATCCATTTCCGATCTGGTTGGGTGTTGGCGGCACTCCGGAATCATTTATCCGTGCAGGGTCTTTAGGATTACCTTTAATGGTCGCAATTATTGGCGGAGAAACGCATAGATTTAAACCACTGATAGATCTTTATCGCGAAGCGGGAAAAATTGCAGGCTTTAAGCCCGAACAATTAAAAGTAGGATTACATTCTTTGGGATATGTTGGAAATTCATCGGAAGAAGCTATTGCGGATTATTATCCGGGTTATGCTGAAACCTTTACTCGAATTGGAAGAGAACGCGGATGGCCACCAGTTACCAGAAACAGATTTGATGCACAAAATGGTAAAACGGGTGCCTTACTTGTAGGCGATCCACAGGAGGTTGCAGAAAAAATATTGCGTCACAGTGAAGCACTGGGTGGAATATCGAGATTTACTTTTCAAATGGATAATGCAGCTTTATCTCATGAAAAATTATTGCACTCAATAAATTTAATTGGCGAAATTGTTTCTCCTATTGTAAATAAATAAATTCTGGTCTGATTGATTTAAAACAAGATCAATGGGAATCGAAATATTATTCCACCGAAAATTTCTTCGCGAACCTTCGCGTTCTTAGTGGCAAAAAAAATATTCTATAGAAAATTATAATTATTATTCCACCGAAAATTCCTTCCCGCCACCTTCCCGCTCTCACCGACTTACCGGCAAAATTTAAATAACCATCTAACGAAATTTCGTTATAAATAGAGCGTTACAATGATCTTTGTCATACCTCAAATAACTAATATTAGTTACTTTCACATTGTTACATTAAATTATACTATTTAACTGGTTATATGACCCACAAACAAATTATGAATTGGCTTTTGGATAGTGATATATCCATTCAATATCAGGTCTACAGAGATTTGTTGGATAAGGAAAAATCTGCACTACAAAAAAGAATTAGTTCAGAAGGTTGGGGTTATCAGTTTCTAAAATGCAGGCAAAAAAATGGTCATTGGGGACAAGGTTTTTATCAACCTAAATGGATATCCACGCATTATACCTTATTGGATTTGAAAAATCTAAATATTTATCCGGGAAATAAGGACATTAATAAATCAATCCAACTTATTTTCGATACTGAAAAAGGACCGGATGGTGGAATAAATCCTATCGGTTCCGTTAAGGCAAGTGATGTTTGTATTAATGGAATGTTGCTTAATTATTCGAGTTATTTTAATACTCCCAAAGAAAATCTAAAATCCGTGGTTGACTTTCTATTATCTCAAAAAATGCCGGATGGCGGATTTAATTGTTTTTCTAACAGACAAGGTGCAGTACACAGTTCCTTGCATACAACACTCAGTGTTTTGGAAGGTATTTCCGAATATGAAAAGAATGGATATACTTACCGTTTAAAAGAATTAATTAAGTCAAAAAAACAAGCCATTGAATTTATTTTAATACACAAATTATTCCGGTCGCACAGAACCGGAGAGATCATTAATCCGAATTTCTTAAAATTGTATTATCCGGGGAGATGGTATTACGACATCCTCAAAGCAATGGATTATTTTCAGTATGCAAATGCAAAATATGACCCCAGAATGGAGGAATCCATTCAATGGATACTCCAAAAACAAACAAAGGACGGATTGTGGAAATTGCCTGCAGCTCACCCCGGAAAAGTGCATTTTGTAATGGAACAAGCCGGTAAACCAAGCAGATGGAATACTTTGAGAGCATTAAGGGTTTTAAGAAAATATGACCCGAACAATAATTTGTAAATAAATTTATCAAATCTAAGGCAGGTTAATGGATAATTCTCCAATAAAATAAAATTGCAGAAATCAATATTGAAGAATAATTAAATGTTATTATATGTTAAAATCTGAATATTAAAAGTTTTGTATTTTTAACCCGATGTTTATAGGAATAAATGTCAAAAAGATTTTAACCAGGTAATTATTTGTCTATGATATATGAAATTTATACACCACAATTTCCGCTCAATCAATTTGTGGAGAGTTTTATTTATTATACAAATTTTAATCCAGCGCACAGCGTAGATCGTTTTTTGCCTGATGGCAATATCAATGTTGTTATTGACCTTACCGATTATCCAAAATTTATTTACGACAATCACACCTTAAAAGAAATACAATCCTGCAAAAATGTTTGGTTCTCCGGAATACGCAATAAATTCATTACAATACCGTCTGGTCGCGACAGTGAAATGTTTATTATCAATTTTCATAAGGGAAAAGCATACCCCTTTGTTGAAATGCCGCTGTATGAGCTCACCGATTGTGTTGTTGATGGTGAATTGGTGCTTACCAATGAAATATTGAATATACGGGAACGTTTACTCGGGATAAACAACATCCTGCTAAAATTTAATTGTGTGGAGCAACAACTTTTGAAGGTGTTTGGTAAAAAAATGCACCTAAATCCTTTTGTTGATTTTGCAGTTGGAGAAATTCTGCGTAATCCCAATATCGCAACAATAGAAAAAATTGCAGATAAGGTCGGTTATTCGCACAAACACCTAATCAATATATTTAAAGAAAATGTAGGATTAACACCAAAGTCATTCCTCAAAGTTATTCGATTTCAAAAGGCAATAACGGAAATTGAAAAAAGTGCCAGGGCGAATTGGACAGGCATAGCTTTTGAAAGCGGTTACTTCGACCAGGCACATTTTATTAACGATTTTAAAAACTTCTCCGGATTTACTCCAACGCAGTTTTTACAATTGAATAATGCCTATACTAACTATATTGCTGTAGGCTGAGGTTAATTTTTTCCAATACACTTCTACAAAAACCACTTTACTTTGTCCGTAAAAAAAATTATGGACGAAATACACATTAATCATTTAGCTGTAATTACCTGTGCAGTGCTGAATTTAGCCCTTGGAGCAATTTGGTATTCTCCTCTCCTGTTCTACAAAGCATGGATGCAGGAAAATAAATTTACAGAAGAGGATATTAAAAAAGTAAACCCTGGTAAAACCTATAGCCTAACCCTGCTATTTTCTTTGATCATTAGTTATAACATGGCATTTTTTTTAGGGAATGCGGAAACCGATTATATTTGGGGCGCCACAGCGGGGTTTCTTGCGGGATTTGGATTTTCTGCACTTATATTTACCATTGTTGCCCTTTTTGAACAACGCAGTTGGAAATACATCCTCATAAATGGTGGATATATCACGATCTATTTTACTTTGGTTGGATTTATTTTAGGAATTTGGAGATAAAATTATTAATATGGCTAAAACATCAGGAGAACTGGAAAAAGAATTTATTGATTCCGCAAAGGAGAAAACAGGAAATTCTATATCCGAATGGCTTAAAATTGTAAAGAATTCCGGGATTGAAAAACGAAACGACCTGCTGGAATGGCTCAAAAAAGGGCATGGTTTAAATCATATGCAGGCGCAATTTATTATTGGAATGCATTTCAATAATGGGAATCCGGTGTATGTTGATGAGAATGTCCTCCTGGAAAATCAATTTATAAAATGCCCTGATATCCGACCACTTTTTGATGCCATCTCAGAAAAAATAGTATCTAATTTTCAGGGCACAACACTCATCCCCAAAAAAACTTATTTATCATTTACTGCAGTAAAAGAATTTGCTGCAATAAATGTAAAACCGGGTGAAATTCGCCTGGGTATGGATCTGGGTGACAGGCCCTTCGATGAAAAGATCCAGAAAACAAAGATGACAGGTCCAATGCCACGCATATCACACATGGCAATAATACATGATATTAAAGAATTTGATAATATTGTATTCGATCTGATCAAACTTTCTTACGAACGAAGTCATAAAAAATGAGTGTTGGGGTTAATTAATGGAGGAAATCAGGAGATTTTATTATTATTGCATAATAAAACTTCAGGCAACCAAAGATTTAACTTTTATGACTTTTGAAAATTACCTGGAAACCATTGCTGATGATCGCAAAGAAGCAATGAAAAAATTGAGACAAACTATTGTAAAAAATTTACCTAAAGGATTTAAGGAAACTTTCAGCAACTTTGGTATTGGATATTGTGTACCTTTTTCCATTTATCCCGAAGGTTATCATTGCGATCCTACAACTCCTCTCCCTTTTATGAATGTAGCTTCTCAGAAAAATTTTATAGCTTTATATCACATGGGTATTTATGGAGATAAAAAATTGTCGGATTGGTTTATCAAGGAATATCCCAAACACAACAAAACCAAACTCGATATGGGAAAAAGTTGTATCCGATTTAAAAAGATCGATCAGATACCATTCGAATTAATTGCCGAACTAACACAAAAAATATCCGTTGAGGATTGGATTACAAATTACGAAAAAAATCTTAAAAGAAACTAAAATGCAAAATATTAAAATTGAAATTAAATGGGCCCTTATATTTATTTTAATGACCTTGGTCTGGATGTTACTGGAAAAATTAGCCGGTCTGCACAGTACACATATAGATAAACACGCTATAGTAACCAATCTGATAGCGATACCCGCAGTTGGAATATATCTGTTTGCCTTGCTGGAAAAAAGAAATCGATTTTACAAAGGTGTTATGACCTATAAACAAGGATTTGTTTGCGGGTTGATCATCACTATAATCATTACAGTTTTCAGTCCCTTGACTCAATTTATAACCTCCACCATTATAACGCCTGAGTATTTTCCAAATGTGATAAAATATGCTGTGGCTGAGGGAGAGATGACGCAAACAGAAGCCGAAAATTATTTCAATCTTAAAAATTATATCATTCAGGGATTAATAGGAGCATTTGCAATGGGAATATTAACAACGGCTATCATTGCTTTTTTTGTGAGGACAAAAAAGTCCAATTAATTGTAAAGGTGACAAAATAACTAACCTAATATATATATACCAAATGAAATATGTTTTCATTTTACTTTTCACCTTTTTATTTGACTACCAATGCTGTATTGCGCAAAATTTTACACTTCAGGATACTACTTTGAAACAAGTTCAAACTTTAGTAACCTATAATATACAATTTGAAATAGCAAAATCTACATTGAAGGAAGAGAGCTATCTTTATCTTGATACAATAGTAATATTTTTACAACGAAATAATAATTTAGTGATGGAAGTCGGTAATTATTTTGAC
The genomic region above belongs to Bacteroidota bacterium and contains:
- a CDS encoding LLM class flavin-dependent oxidoreductase, translating into MEIGIDSFASATLTADDNIGKQRTQALAELLERIEFADKCGLDLFGIGEHHRKEFLDSAPAMILAAAAARTKNIRLTSAVTVLSAADPVRVFQNFATLDLISNGRAEMVVGRGSFTEAFPLFGYQLNDYDELFAEKLELLLSIRENEVVNWSGKFRPALRNQAIYPRPLQDPFPIWLGVGGTPESFIRAGSLGLPLMVAIIGGETHRFKPLIDLYREAGKIAGFKPEQLKVGLHSLGYVGNSSEEAIADYYPGYAETFTRIGRERGWPPVTRNRFDAQNGKTGALLVGDPQEVAEKILRHSEALGGISRFTFQMDNAALSHEKLLHSINLIGEIVSPIVNK
- a CDS encoding helix-turn-helix domain-containing protein, with product MIYEIYTPQFPLNQFVESFIYYTNFNPAHSVDRFLPDGNINVVIDLTDYPKFIYDNHTLKEIQSCKNVWFSGIRNKFITIPSGRDSEMFIINFHKGKAYPFVEMPLYELTDCVVDGELVLTNEILNIRERLLGINNILLKFNCVEQQLLKVFGKKMHLNPFVDFAVGEILRNPNIATIEKIADKVGYSHKHLINIFKENVGLTPKSFLKVIRFQKAITEIEKSARANWTGIAFESGYFDQAHFINDFKNFSGFTPTQFLQLNNAYTNYIAVG
- a CDS encoding DUF1761 domain-containing protein; its protein translation is MDEIHINHLAVITCAVLNLALGAIWYSPLLFYKAWMQENKFTEEDIKKVNPGKTYSLTLLFSLIISYNMAFFLGNAETDYIWGATAGFLAGFGFSALIFTIVALFEQRSWKYILINGGYITIYFTLVGFILGIWR
- a CDS encoding DUF4287 domain-containing protein, coding for MAKTSGELEKEFIDSAKEKTGNSISEWLKIVKNSGIEKRNDLLEWLKKGHGLNHMQAQFIIGMHFNNGNPVYVDENVLLENQFIKCPDIRPLFDAISEKIVSNFQGTTLIPKKTYLSFTAVKEFAAINVKPGEIRLGMDLGDRPFDEKIQKTKMTGPMPRISHMAIIHDIKEFDNIVFDLIKLSYERSHKK
- a CDS encoding DUF1801 domain-containing protein; the protein is MTFENYLETIADDRKEAMKKLRQTIVKNLPKGFKETFSNFGIGYCVPFSIYPEGYHCDPTTPLPFMNVASQKNFIALYHMGIYGDKKLSDWFIKEYPKHNKTKLDMGKSCIRFKKIDQIPFELIAELTQKISVEDWITNYEKNLKRN
- a CDS encoding DUF4199 domain-containing protein, which encodes MQNIKIEIKWALIFILMTLVWMLLEKLAGLHSTHIDKHAIVTNLIAIPAVGIYLFALLEKRNRFYKGVMTYKQGFVCGLIITIIITVFSPLTQFITSTIITPEYFPNVIKYAVAEGEMTQTEAENYFNLKNYIIQGLIGAFAMGILTTAIIAFFVRTKKSN
- a CDS encoding OmpA family protein → MKYVFILLFTFLFDYQCCIAQNFTLQDTTLKQVQTLVTYNIQFEIAKSTLKEESYLYLDTIVIFLQRNNNLVMEVGNYFDERWSAESSRCLTCLRADKIVEYLISKGIDSDRLTAVGYDDSNPIIKNAKTEDEHLVNRRTEFKILRTDFEE